Genomic segment of Pirellulales bacterium:
TCCCCCGCACCAGCGCGACTCGGCCGACATCGTCGGCGATTTGCAGCGGCTCTTCGGCGATTGGCATCGGCCGATCCCCGGCATCTTGGCGCAATCGTCGCCGGATCAGATCTTGCGGACCGACATTTTCGATCGGCCGCCACGCACACCCTGGGGGCGTGGGCGCGTGACGCTGCTGGGCGACGCGGCTCATCCGATGACGCCGAACCTGGGCCAGGGTGCCTGCCAGGCGATCGAGGACGCCGTCGCCCTGGCCGACGCCGCCGTGCGGCACCGCGGCGATTGGCCCGCCGCACTCCGAGACTACGAGCAGCGGCGGGGGGCCCGCACGGCCAGAATCGTCAAGGCCTCGTGGCAGTTCGGCCGGCTGGCCCAGGGCGACACCCCTTCTGCTCGGTTTTTCCGCGATCGCGTGGTCCCGCTCCTGGCGCCGTTGATGACCGGCCGGCAGTTGCGGTGGCTATTCGATGGGGACGAACAACCGTCTTGAACGGCTGGGTTCTCTCCCCGGTGGAACTTCCGATAAAATCTCCGGCGGCTCGGTGCGCCGCACTCTAGCCCGTTCGGCGGGTTGGGGTGGCTTTGCACCCTGAAATGTGCTGAGCTAGGAAACCGTCGTTCGCTTGAGGAATCCCCGACCATTTCGTCCATTGTCTGGGAACTGCTGATCATCCTGTCGCTCATTCTGGCGAACGGGTTCTTTTCCGGTGCCGAGTTGGCCATCATCTCCGCCCGCCGCGGCCAGCTGCGGCAACGCGCCGACGAAGGGCATCGCGCCGCGCGCCTGGCGTTGTCCTTGGCCGAGAACCCCAACCGGTTTTTGCCCACCGTGCAGGTCGGCATCACGCTCGTCGGCACGTTGACGGGCGTCTTTGGCGGTGCCCGCGTGGCCGGTTACCTGGCCAGCTGGCTGCGGCAGTCGAATTCGCCGTGGATTGTCCATTACGCCGAGCCGCTGTCTTTCGGCGTGGTGGTGATTGCGCTGACGTACTTCACCGTGCTGCTGGGAGAGTTGGTACCAAAGCGCCTCGCGCTGCGTCAGGCCAATCTCTTGGCGCCCTTGGTGGCGGTGCCGATGGACCTGCTGGCGCGCGTCGGGCGGCCCGCCGTCTGGCTGCTGGGGTTTTCGACCGACGTGGTCCTGCGGCTCATCGGGATGCACCAGCATGCCGAGCCGGAGGTCAGCGTCGAGGATATCGAGCATTTGATTCAGACCGGCACTGCCGGCGGGGTGCTCGAGCAGGCCGAGCAAAGCGTGGCCATGGAGGCCCTGCGCCTGGGCGAACGCACGGTCCGCGACATCATGCGACCGCGGATCGAAATCGACGGGCTCGACGTGAACACGCCGTCGGAAGAAGTGCTGGGCTCCGTGGCGATGGCCGGCTATTCGCGGCTGCCGGTCTACGAGGGGAGCCTCGACCAGATCATCGGCTTCGTCCATATTAAGGACATCCTGCGCCACGCCTATCTCGAGGTGCCGATCAATCTGCGCCGCGCGGCGCACCCGGTGCTATTTGTGCCGGAGACGCTGCCGGCCGACCGGCTGTTGATGTTGTTCAAAGAGCATCGCACGCACCTGGCCATCGTGCTCGACGA
This window contains:
- a CDS encoding hemolysin family protein, producing MGWLCTLKCAELGNRRSLEESPTISSIVWELLIILSLILANGFFSGAELAIISARRGQLRQRADEGHRAARLALSLAENPNRFLPTVQVGITLVGTLTGVFGGARVAGYLASWLRQSNSPWIVHYAEPLSFGVVVIALTYFTVLLGELVPKRLALRQANLLAPLVAVPMDLLARVGRPAVWLLGFSTDVVLRLIGMHQHAEPEVSVEDIEHLIQTGTAGGVLEQAEQSVAMEALRLGERTVRDIMRPRIEIDGLDVNTPSEEVLGSVAMAGYSRLPVYEGSLDQIIGFVHIKDILRHAYLEVPINLRRAAHPVLFVPETLPADRLLMLFKEHRTHLAIVLDEFGGCEGMVTLEDVLEELIGEIHDEHHPDLDQQLVRRDDGSWLVDGTYNIEDLLERLSLDAELPSPRSFSTLAGLVLDLLERIPKVGDRCTWQGVELEVVDMDGPRIDRVLLTPPAGSEGASSADQPAAS